tcctcctctttttaaCATGGATTTTTCTCCATGAATATTTACTGCCCTCTTAAAGTACACTGAAGAGGAACTAACAGATCCGAACAGGTCAGGCTCCTCCAAGAGAGCAGCAGAACAGCATGAAGCAGGACGGTACGTTTCTCTCGGGAGATGAATAGGGATAACCCGCCAGGCCAGACCCACCTGGACCTTTCCAAGACTCTCCCCACTATCCCACTGAAGCACCATGTCAGTCCACGCAAAGCTAAGCGTAAGGGATGCCCCTCACTGCTGATGCTTTACCAAAGCCTTTAGCAACTTCACTATCAAACCTTTCAACTGCTGACAGAGGAAGGGATGCCATGGAAAGAAAGCTATCCAAGAGCCCTCACACAGCAGGTAGGCAgtagttctgctgcttttatccAGAGAACTTTTTAAGCTTTGAACACTTAAAGGCTGCATTAAAAGTGTTTAATATTCAGTAGcaggtgtgtatatatatattcaaagtGTTCTCTGCACAAGGCTTCAGCTGTAGCTTAGTGCACCTACGTGCTCTCTCCTCTGTGCAACTTCTACTCAAAACTTTAAGAACTATGCAGCTGTCTTCTGCTAACAGTgccttatcttttttttttttcagttggtaGCTAATAGTCTGCATTCAATTTAATGAAATTGTGTCAGTTTGAAAAGTGCTTGTTTTGGTGAAACTAATTTTAGAGAACAGTTTAAAACTTATGTACCattatattgattttaaaagacTCAGAAGAGTCCCAAGAAACCAAAgcttccaaaataaaaccaaaataattcttttgacACTCCATATTTGATTTCTTATATTAAGTTTTTCTAAACAAGTTTGAAGAATGCACAGAATAACTTGACCATATTTACACATCACAAGGTTGTAAATAGCATTGTGTTTTATGACACACAATGAGAAGTCACCTAGTCAAAGTTACTGAGTCAACAGCACAAGAACATAGAACAAGCTTTATAATCAAGTACCAGCTTAATTTTCTAATCATGCAGTTTTGTGATAAAAATCCACCTTTAATTGATCACTCCtgtgagttttattttcctgctttccagTGTTACCTTGACAAAGCTTCCAGAGACAAGCCTTTAAGCTGGTCACAAAGAAGAATCTTTCCACTCTACAGTAACACAAATATGCTGTCTCCTCACTTTCAAGTTTGCTAACTGGCGCGGTAACAGATTTAGAAGTTTAACATCTTTGGCGAGCAGTAGTACAACACTGTCTAGGAGACTTCGGTACTGAACAGGCTCAAATAATTAACGCAGAGATGTTACAATCAAAATAAGGAAGCAGTGATTTCCAACCAACTCTAAGTTAAAAAGGGAACACGGATGAACAATAACCactaacaaaaatataaattatctCATTTCTCTCAGATAACACACTCCCCAAGGGGGCCTGGTCCACATATAGTTTATTGATGTAAGAAAACAATACAGTTAGTGTTAGATCCAACCACAAAGAGCAAAAGAATGAGTGGATGAAGGTTTTGTACAGTACATATAGGAAAATAAGATGTTTGTGACAActatatatttctaaataaaaaggCTTCTAAATATATTCAAGTTACTGAAATCTACATGAAAACATATGGATGTTAATAGCAACAAGGtgcataaaaccaaaacatcaaaatattGAGCAACTCAATGATGTACTAGATAAAACTTCGCTAACAATGCAAGATGTTTTACAATCTGCTTGAAATATCACCTATACCACACAGGGTAAGCTGAACATTTAGATTTAAGATCATACACAATATTAGCATTAACTTCAACAACTACaggcagggatttttttttttttttaagctggcaAAGTTACTACTTTAAGAACATCAAACTTTCTCTAAATTGAGAATGTATCCAAATAAAATGCTGCTAGCCCTTTCCAGATAAAGCCTTTCCTTTGACTAACCACACTCATTTAAGTCAAAAGCATAAGACAGCATTTAAGAACAATTTATATTACAACGTGACTAAAATAATGACATAATCCATGTTTAAACATGATTTCATAGGCAAACAAAAGATTCTTCTTAAAAACTAGTTTTTATAAATGCAGAATATATTGCATGAGGAACTGCTggtattttttaagaaaatatattgtgcGATTGTGGCTACAATGCACTGCTGCAAAGCATTGTTGTTTCTtataaaaactattaaaataaaaaacttatttGAACATAAAGAGTGAGAGAGCACAAGTCTTCCAACTACCTATTAAGAGCAGGATGGAAGTATTGCCAGTTTTTCTTGTGTTGACATTTTACTAATGGTAAGTTTTTGTGACCAACTCCCCagccaaaaaataaatatttttttaaaatcaggtgCATATTTCAAAGCTGCTATTGCAAGtgtgttttaaatgtaatgGACTTAAAAGTGTACCAAAGAATTATAAAAATGCACTACAGTTTGAGTTATTGTTACGTAAAGAACATATTAAAAAGACTGTCAAAATAAGTAGAAAGGGGATCAAAACTGAACTAACTGAATTAGTGCTGTAGCCAGGCTTCTAAAATCAGatatagaaaatataaatagacTGCTTTAGGTGATGATTCACCAGTGTccaaaaaaggaacaaatattGTGAAAGCTCAGTTAACTTGATCCAGAGCTCTGAGCAGTTCTTCACCCTGTAGCAGGTTTCTGTTGCCTTGTATGGGAGCGTTTACTTCGCAATCGTAACTCGTGAGTTGGGGTAGTCCACTTTCATCCATTGACTGCCCTAGAAGTTTACTTGCTATGTCtgaagagggaggggaaggagaaaaagtgcACTTTATTCACCATGCCTAACCTTCCCTCCAAGACTGTTCATAAAGGAGGCAAGTCTGGGTATGTTTTTGTCACTCTGTTCTCTTTCACGCAGCCCCCTCCACCCCTCTCTATGTATTAAAAGAGGATACTAACCAGTTGATAGTAGAATGATTGTCTTTTGCTCCACTCCGTTATGACCATTTGTTTTGCATCCCTTTACACGTTTCCAAGCCAGTGATGCATTTCCCCCACGGTCACCTGTCTGCTGGAATAAAGACCCctagaaagaaatgaaataatctcCTTTAATGAATACTGCATCTTTCTAGCCCTCCACATCCCTCTTCCAAATTAGTTTCTGTCACTAATGTAGGCACTACTACAATTTAAAGTGGACTTTGTTCAGAACTTGGGGAGAAATACATTTCCAAGTACACTGgccaaagaaaactgaatcaGATTTCAAGACCTTACTTCCCTTACAGAAAATAATCCTGGTTATCATTAGTTACCATACTCAAGATTAGCATGTGCAGGTACAACATACACACCCGTTTAATTACCACTGCTCTTAGGTGACTAAGCCATCAGGTTTTCACTGAAATCTCTCACAGTTTTCTGCACTGGAATTAATAACGTAGACAGGAGATTCAGGAACCTCGGTAGGTCGATTCTATCTAAGTTTAAGATGTAAATTCTGCTGGCACTCCAGTTACTGCCACCAAGCCACCTGACCCAAGTCTTGTGGGGAATGCAGTCCTAAGCCATTCCACTGCAGGTACGGCTCCTTAGCATATCGTTttgacagcagcacagaagataCAGAGATGGGAAAGCTTTCAAGGGCTCCGTATAATTAGGATAAGTAAGAAGAAGCTGCTACTGGAACAGATAGGGTAGAAGGAAAAAACGCCATCTTAATATCAAGTCTGCTAGCAGAAGTAGTTGAATCTGCAAAGTTTTGTCTTGTTAGTAGTACTGACTGctgcaaaaagaggaaaaagtatttcagaatgCTGCCATTACCCTGAacacttaaaacagaaaagaacatatGTTTTCAGGTTATAAAACATCTATGCAAGTCCAAGGACAGCTCTGTAATAAAAGTTTAGTTAAACAACTGGGACCTAGAAGCTGCATTTCATAGGGAGGTTAGTCACCTACATCATTgctggtgttttggtttggtttttttcactgtgaatgCAATACAGCCCTTCATATTAAGAAAGGTGTAGCTTGTATCTTTTTCAATGTAATGATCTGGATCGTTATTTCATAATATTACTGTAACACATCTTGCCCTTCTCTAATTCTCCTGTTTTCTTGAAGCCTGAAGTAGTATTTTACTTTAGTCCTCACTTATTTTCactctttgcaaaataaatccTACTTCCTTACAGTGAAGTTGTGGCAAGTTTTTGCACAATCCCAGAATACCATGTACTGTAAGCCTGGActtaattccatttttcttctgtgtgtgtgcaaggcCTAATTCATCCTCTCAGAAATCCATTGTGGAAAAAGCAGCCAAACAACAAAAGCACTTGCTTGAAATAATGTCAGTAAGAAGCAGGTACATGGAAAATCCAGCTTCTGACTGTGAAGGAACcatcaaaatatttgcaatgtCTTTGtcagatacagaagaaaaaagaaaaaggtttaaCAAAGGATGAATTTTGAACCTTTAAGCATTAAAAAGCCAGTAAGCATAGAAGCCTGAAGGCTACGACAGCAGTCAATACAGACCTGCTTGCATTCTGTGTATTTGATGTCATCCCATGCCATTTTGAGCATTATCAGCAACACTGTATGACAGCTGTAACACCAAGGCATGAGAAAAAGGCAAGGGGAAGCAATAAAATGTCTCACGGAGCTGTGAATTCTTACAGAGCTACCAGAAGCAAGAGAACAACATGCATGAAGgtgcaaagaaagcatttagcaaatgaaaacaatggcATAAGTACAATTATttgtagtgttttttttttttaaatatagccTGCTTGCCTCAGAAAAAGTGGACATATAAAAGCTCTCTCAGCTCTTCCAGAGAGCACTAATAAAAACAGCATATAGTGATTTCTCTCATGCTCAAACCAGAATGCTAATACAGGAATAATTCATAGCTCAGAAGAAAAGTAATCCTGCACTGTAAGACATGATGGGTGACTACACCTAGGAGGTGGACCactaaagaaacaaagaatCTCAAAGGCTACTTTGCAGTAAAGCAACTAAGAATTAACTGTGCAAAACTTAAGATAAGTAGAAATTTACAATGAAGGCAAGAAGAGAGGTAACAGTAGGTAATGGCAAAGCTCAAGGTTTCAAAATACTAAGAACTCTCAGTAAGAAACAAAGACTATGGAGACAAAATACCCTTCTAGAAAGTAACAAGCTGGATAGCCCCAATTAAGTGACACAAATCTAACAATGcttaagaattttcttttgaatgccTAGGACAGGTGATGAGCTACTCAGTCACACACACTAATACTATAAAAGCGTGCGTGAAATTGAAGCGGTAGTAATACATTTGCTAGGTTATATGAATTCTATTCCCTTATGGTTCAGAGATAGTCTTGTTATCCGATCAGATAAAGGAAACTCAGATTTGATGGAAAAATGAAAGCGTAGAAAGAAGCAATAAGAACAATCTCCAGTATCTACAAATAGGAACATTGAGTTTGAGttcaaaagttaaataaatatgGCAATTACAAACTTAAATGTGATGTCTACACTTGTACACATTCTACTGAAAAACGTGTATGTTCACGGAAGAGTATCTTCTATCTAATCAAGAAATGTGCTTGGGTATACAGGACACTTTTGAAACAGCTGACAGTAAGAGAGAACTAGAGTCAGTATCTGCATATATGTGGGAATTTCACTGTCCAACAATTATCTCTGATCCCAAGATTGCACTGCATACCAACAGCTAAACTCAGGAGTCTGCACTGATGCCTCATTTCAGAAATTGCAAGGTTaaaagtgaatattttaaaatggtaaaacaAAACTCACAATTCCAACTGCCTGAAAAAGTGAACCATCATGTTCCATTTTTCGTTTTCTCTGAGCATTATGCAAAGCTAGCATCTTTGGATTTAGTTCTTCATCCACTGCAGTAGATCTAAGAAAAATTGATTCAGGCTGTTAAGAAGTTTCTACTGTCCTCaacccatttttcttttgtggacACTTATATACAATATCACAGAACTGAATTTATGAACTATACTACTTTTCTTTCATAACGTACTCATTTCAACAATCATTGTCTATGAGCATAGCAAATGACAGCTTTTAATCTTGCTATGAAGCTCAGAATGAGTTacaacaaaaattttaaagtctttgcaggaaaaaaaaaaagcgcatAAAAGTTCAGCAATTCACTTTCAacaggaaggagggaagggtgATAAAAAGTCTATTCTGAGGATTTCTGTGTACCGATAAATCTTCTATGTACCAAAAGTCTGATGTTTGACTTTGTGGAATTTTCTATAATGATACATATGTACTACACATCCCACAGTCCAGTCCATCGTGAAATAGGgctcattttaaaagcaataaatgtaGCACACAGACTGTAGTCACCTCTTACGTCAAAGCAAAGTGGACaagaaaagcatcagaaatacTGTATGGGTATAACTACTTGTAAATTGCCTGCtgcattctttttaaaaggctgcATGTCAGATacaacagcagaacaaaatgaCGAACAATGCTTGCATACAGTAGCTACCTATTACATAAGATGTTTTTGTAAAAGCTACTGTGCAATTAATTTTAGGGAAGCTTACtagaaccaaaaaaacccccaaaccccaccctTGTTTCAAGTGTCCAAATTTAAATGTATCAATTTCTACTTTGAAGTAGAATGCCAAAGACAACATACAACAGCTGTCAGTATTTAAAAGTGTATTATATCTTATTTCTTGATCAGATACTAGGgcttaaaatttgcttttaaaataccttttatttaGAGTGACTGTTAGCAAACTGGGTGCTCCTGGAGAAGATTTTTCCGTCTGATCCAATgttccttttcctgctctgaTTGGAGATGCAGTTCGACTCCTGTTCCCACTGTACGGTGACGCTGGGGCACTACTCGTTTCATTGACTACGTGGGCGGGAGATGAAGGAACAATTAGTGTCTTCACATCTTCCACATGCTCCgtcactggttttatttcatcAGCAGTACTTGATGGTGTCTGAGTCTGCTGAAATATGGTAATGGTGGCTGCATTTTGAGAGCCAGAAGAACTGCTTTCCAGTGGAGATAGCTGATCAAAGGATCGCAACTGGAAGTCATCATCCATTGGGATGTAAGGAGCCAACATCTCCAAATCTAAATCAGTTTCCTGGAAAAGACAAGAGGTAAAAAAACATCAATATGTAAGAATATCGCAGCTATGACTTCATTAAGGCTCTTCCTTTTACCAGATCCTTACAATActtttttgcaatttattttaataaaaatattatataaaatagGAAGGAAGTTCCTGAAGACATTCTAAGAGAAAGAGAACCATGCTGAGAATAAGTATTTGAGATACAGAATGTTAATGTACATTACCTGAGTAGAGAATggattttttgcttctgtatctATTGCAAAGAGTTTCTCCACTAATTCCAGTTTGAATTCATTAGCCATATCATTATCCACATCAAAGCAGTAGTCGTTGGGACTACTGGgctgtgaaaacattttgagtGCAGTTTTAAGTTTCTGTTATTACATCATTTTGCATTGTATCTACAGATTCTCTGAAAAATGTTCTAATATAAAAACTAATTCCAAGCTATAGttgcacaaaattaaaatgggaaagaaacacacaatTATCAGTACACATTCAAATTTACCCCATTTGGGAAGCACACAATTAGTTGGAACCTGGAAGTAGTCTTTACAGTAATTTATTGCAACTAATTTGCTATTTAGAGGAGTTATCTCTGAACCATTCTTTCTAGAAAGACCAATCCCAAGCTCTTCTTATTTCTATCAGGTGGCATTGTATGTGTATGCAAGATTCACTTTAATGAAAAGATAATTCTCAGTATGAAAATCtatctttctttcctcagatCATGACACGAGCTTAAGTCACAgcatagaaataattttcaattctTGTCTTGGCTGCATCCTTAACCAGGTTTGCTCCACAAGACCTAACAGCACAGACGTTTTTAATGACAGCATATCCAAATTACGAAACTAACCTCAGGTGAACTTTGGCTGGTACTTGCATCAGAAGGGCTGGTTGGTTGTTCTTGCACCTGAGGCATGGTAAAAGAAAGTTCGAGTGGCTCCGTGTTTGGCTCCAGCTTTGATACAACTTCTCTATTGAGTGCAGGATCAGCATTGCTACGAAGTGGCTTTGTAGTTTCAGAGGCAGGTAGTGGGGACATTGCCATATTTATATTCTGCAATTTCTCACTGGATGAGGGGAGCATTACATCGTTATACAAAGGAACTTCATCACATTGTTGTTCATCAGActctataaaaattaaaagaaaccatCAACCTAAGTAACAATAGTGTGCGTGTCTATGGACCTCATTAAAtttaaacagcagctgaaatacCACTAGGCAAGTCATACCGGGaggttatttttcaaaatttgctgTGAAATACTAACTTTACTAATTAGCATGCTCTCCAATTTAAACGCACACCCACCATTACTGCCGAAATCTAGAGAGATAATTgtgtctccagcagctggagccagcaCAGTTAAAGCATCTGGTTCCTGTTTAAGTTTTTCAAATAGGCTGTTAGTATCATCCAGGTCATCTTTGCTGAATATTTTGGTCATTTTCATATCAGGAGACTCCACTGGTTTCAGCATACACTCAGTTTGTCCAAGGGAAAAAATCAAGTCCTTCTGAACAATTCCACTgtcagacagaaaggaagatgaCTGTCAAAGAACAACTAAAAGGAATAAATTCAGGCTTGAACATTTTGTtaagttgaaaaaaaacaaaacaaagaaaccccccaaaaccaccacacacCCCACAAAATAGGagctttcaagattttttttttttttactcattcTTCCCTCAAATGTAATAGACAAAGTGGGCCAtcagaaaaagtaataaaaataaacatgcttttatgaaagcactgagaaattaaggagaaaaaaaagatatttcctaAAACACTTCCTTGGTTTTAAACGAACATGCAATATGTTGGTAAGACTGATACTGGTACATTCACtaaagttttgaaaaactaGTTTAGGACTATTATACAATTGCAAAAAATCAGTCAACAAGTCTGCCTTCATTTGAAGCTTTCAATTAAAACAGGAattctaaggaagaaaaagataaatgggACTAAGAAAGACATCATTACTGCTGCTCTCACTCCATGACTAAAAGTTATTAGTGAAATTAACTGCTCCAGACTGTGGACAAAATTAGGGAGTTGTCTAGAATGCACGCAAATTCTCAAATGGTTGCATTGCAACACTACAAAAGAGACTGTCCCTACGCTCATTTGCCTGCAGAGATCTTCCTACTGACATCACTAGatcaaaaaagtgttttgttttcaaatacaattcCTAATCCCAGGACTGGCAGTATTCTAAGCAAAATTTCATCGGTAGGAAATAGTAACATCGTAACATATTCAACAGGGGATCACATTCTCAGCAAGTTGAAAAAAGATGCAGTGCTATCAGAACCTGACTTTGTTTTCAATAAAGATGATGACAAAGAATAGCGATGTCCACTCAACTTACCTCAACACATAGTTTACACACACTATGCACTGTGGCTGAGAATTCTTAGTGTTGTATATGACAGTTGCTTGAGTTTCAACCCAGACATAGCCACCTTGTTTAGCAAGCATTCTGTACTGTCCTGTTGTCACCTGCCCTTTTGTgaacactgaaagcagaaaggataCCAGCTTTAATTACAGGCAGAAAAATCATAAACCATTTCAGGTGAGTATTCACTGCAGATTCATGTCTGCAATTAGAAGGCGGCCCTCAttcttctgctgctgtatttcatCTCGTGTAGTTGGAGAGctttaaatacatctttttaCTTACTATCATGATGTGTTTTGGTCAGATGATCAGAATCCAGCGCATGATAGTACTCATAGATTGAGCGACCCAGGAGTTCTTCTGGCTCATACCCCATCAACTCTGTAATTctttaaaacaagtaaaaaaaaattgctaagtAAAAGCCAGACATGGGCTAGCACAAATGACAGAGCAGTTGGATGCTTGCATATCTAGAAAAAATCCTAACTTCCATACACATTAGCAGCAATTTTGGTTTACTGggagttttcattttgaaataaattgccatttttaatgattttttttaagagaaatttcAGCAGGCataggattttatttctcactgAATACTTTATAAATCATGTCCTATGCTAGACAGGATTAAGTAAATACCTGCTTtctagactttttttctttttttctgaaaggtagACCGGCGACTTATGGACTTGTATATCCAGCTTACACAAATATgagaatttaataaaataaaagacatgcTTCAACAGTTTTAAATCTGCAACTAAGAGAAATTAGGAGTTGGGATTTATTCTTCCCACTCAACCACGGCCAGCTTTTAAAGAAGACTCTTTCCTTCAGCCCCTAGAGGGCATTGCTAACCAGGGGAACACATTCATTTTGCCCTATTCTACATGCAGAATGTGACCAAATAAGTACCTTTTCTGTGACACCATCAGTCCCAGAATGGTAGTTACAGCAGAGGACAGGAAATAAACTGCACAAACATCTCGTTGCATTTAACTGCAGCAACTAGTTaggagtttggttttgttataaAAGGAAACAGGCAGTAACAAATAATACCAGATTACAAACatgaaaaacccaaacaaacaaaaccccctgaaaccatgaaaaaaacccctcaggCCAATGATTCCCTTCACTTCTGTTGTTCAAATTTGTCAAGCAAAGTTTCCAGAGGATAGTAAGAACAGTCTTATGTGTTTGACTACGATCCATGATTTGTAccaaaacataattttcaacAGCAGATGGATCATAGTAAAAGTACAGctgaaatttttgtttttttgggtttttttgt
This genomic stretch from Falco naumanni isolate bFalNau1 chromosome 7, bFalNau1.pat, whole genome shotgun sequence harbors:
- the HIF1A gene encoding hypoxia-inducible factor 1-alpha isoform X4 codes for the protein MRLTISYLRMRKLLDAGELETEAKMEKELNCFYLKALDGFVMVLSEDGDMIYMSENVNKCMGLTQFELTGHSVFDFTHPCDHEELREMLTHRNGPVKKGKEQNTERSFFLRMKCTLTSRGRTVNIKSATWKVLHCTGHIRVYDTCGNQTHCGYKKPPMTCLVLICEPIPHPSNIEVPLDSKTFLSRHSLDMKFSYCDERITELMGYEPEELLGRSIYEYYHALDSDHLTKTHHDMFTKGQVTTGQYRMLAKQGGYVWVETQATVIYNTKNSQPQCIVCVNYVLSGIVQKDLIFSLGQTECMLKPVESPDMKMTKIFSKDDLDDTNSLFEKLKQEPDALTVLAPAAGDTIISLDFGSNESDEQQCDEVPLYNDVMLPSSSEKLQNINMAMSPLPASETTKPLRSNADPALNREVVSKLEPNTEPLELSFTMPQVQEQPTSPSDASTSQSSPEPSSPNDYCFDVDNDMANEFKLELVEKLFAIDTEAKNPFSTQETDLDLEMLAPYIPMDDDFQLRSFDQLSPLESSSSGSQNAATITIFQQTQTPSSTADEIKPVTEHVEDVKTLIVPSSPAHVVNETSSAPASPYSGNRSRTASPIRAGKGTLDQTEKSSPGAPSLLTVTLNKRSTAVDEELNPKMLALHNAQRKRKMEHDGSLFQAVGIGSLFQQTGDRGGNASLAWKRVKGCKTNGHNGVEQKTIILLSTDIASKLLGQSMDESGLPQLTSYDCEVNAPIQGNRNLLQGEELLRALDQVN
- the HIF1A gene encoding hypoxia-inducible factor 1-alpha isoform X1 is translated as MARGGRVCVCEDGGRTMISSERRKEKSRDAARCRRSKESEVFYELAHQLPLPHTVSAHLDKASIMRLTISYLRMRKLLDAGELETEAKMEKELNCFYLKALDGFVMVLSEDGDMIYMSENVNKCMGLTQFELTGHSVFDFTHPCDHEELREMLTHRNGPVKKGKEQNTERSFFLRMKCTLTSRGRTVNIKSATWKVLHCTGHIRVYDTCGNQTHCGYKKPPMTCLVLICEPIPHPSNIEVPLDSKTFLSRHSLDMKFSYCDERITELMGYEPEELLGRSIYEYYHALDSDHLTKTHHDMFTKGQVTTGQYRMLAKQGGYVWVETQATVIYNTKNSQPQCIVCVNYVLSGIVQKDLIFSLGQTECMLKPVESPDMKMTKIFSKDDLDDTNSLFEKLKQEPDALTVLAPAAGDTIISLDFGSNESDEQQCDEVPLYNDVMLPSSSEKLQNINMAMSPLPASETTKPLRSNADPALNREVVSKLEPNTEPLELSFTMPQVQEQPTSPSDASTSQSSPEPSSPNDYCFDVDNDMANEFKLELVEKLFAIDTEAKNPFSTQETDLDLEMLAPYIPMDDDFQLRSFDQLSPLESSSSGSQNAATITIFQQTQTPSSTADEIKPVTEHVEDVKTLIVPSSPAHVVNETSSAPASPYSGNRSRTASPIRAGKGTLDQTEKSSPGAPSLLTVTLNKRSTAVDEELNPKMLALHNAQRKRKMEHDGSLFQAVGIGSLFQQTGDRGGNASLAWKRVKGCKTNGHNGVEQKTIILLSTDIASKLLGQSMDESGLPQLTSYDCEVNAPIQGNRNLLQGEELLRALDQVN
- the HIF1A gene encoding hypoxia-inducible factor 1-alpha isoform X2, whose product is MDSPGGVTEEKRISSERRKEKSRDAARCRRSKESEVFYELAHQLPLPHTVSAHLDKASIMRLTISYLRMRKLLDAGELETEAKMEKELNCFYLKALDGFVMVLSEDGDMIYMSENVNKCMGLTQFELTGHSVFDFTHPCDHEELREMLTHRNGPVKKGKEQNTERSFFLRMKCTLTSRGRTVNIKSATWKVLHCTGHIRVYDTCGNQTHCGYKKPPMTCLVLICEPIPHPSNIEVPLDSKTFLSRHSLDMKFSYCDERITELMGYEPEELLGRSIYEYYHALDSDHLTKTHHDMFTKGQVTTGQYRMLAKQGGYVWVETQATVIYNTKNSQPQCIVCVNYVLSGIVQKDLIFSLGQTECMLKPVESPDMKMTKIFSKDDLDDTNSLFEKLKQEPDALTVLAPAAGDTIISLDFGSNESDEQQCDEVPLYNDVMLPSSSEKLQNINMAMSPLPASETTKPLRSNADPALNREVVSKLEPNTEPLELSFTMPQVQEQPTSPSDASTSQSSPEPSSPNDYCFDVDNDMANEFKLELVEKLFAIDTEAKNPFSTQETDLDLEMLAPYIPMDDDFQLRSFDQLSPLESSSSGSQNAATITIFQQTQTPSSTADEIKPVTEHVEDVKTLIVPSSPAHVVNETSSAPASPYSGNRSRTASPIRAGKGTLDQTEKSSPGAPSLLTVTLNKRSTAVDEELNPKMLALHNAQRKRKMEHDGSLFQAVGIGSLFQQTGDRGGNASLAWKRVKGCKTNGHNGVEQKTIILLSTDIASKLLGQSMDESGLPQLTSYDCEVNAPIQGNRNLLQGEELLRALDQVN
- the HIF1A gene encoding hypoxia-inducible factor 1-alpha isoform X3 gives rise to the protein MARGGRVCVCEDGGRTMISSERRKEKSRDAARCRRSKESEVFYELAHQLPLPHTVSAHLDKASIMRLTISYLRMRKLLDAGELETEAKMEKELNCFYLKALDGFVMVLSEDGDMIYMSENVNKCMGLTQFELTGHSVFDFTHPCDHEELREMLTHRNGPVKKGKEQNTERSFFLRMKCTLTSRGRTVNIKSATWKVLHCTGHIRVYDTCGNQTHCGYKKPPMTCLVLICEPIPHPSNIEVPLDSKTFLSRHSLDMKFSYCDERITELMGYEPEELLGRSIYEYYHALDSDHLTKTHHDMFTKGQVTTGQYRMLAKQGGYVWVETQATVIYNTKNSQPQCIVCVNYVLSGIVQKDLIFSLGQTECMLKPVESPDMKMTKIFSKDDLDDTNSLFEKLKQEPDALTVLAPAAGDTIISLDFGSNESDEQQCDEVPLYNDVMLPSSSEKLQNINMAMSPLPASETTKPLRSNADPALNREVVSKLEPNTEPLELSFTMPQVQEQPTSPSDASTSQSSPEPSSPNDYCFDVDNDMANEFKLELVEKLFAIDTEAKNPFSTQETDLDLEMLAPYIPMDDDFQLRSFDQLSPLESSSSGSQNAATITIFQQTQTPSSTADEIKPVTEHVEDVKTLIVPSSPAHVVNETSSAPASPYSGNRSRTASPIRAGKGTLDQTEKSSPGAPSLLTVTLNKRSTAVDEELNPKMLALHNAQRKRKMEHDGSLFQAVGIGSLFQQTGDRGGNASLAWKRVKGCKTNGHNGVEQKTIILLSTAESCSP